The genomic segment atctggtgaaccttctttgtactccctctatggcaaggatgtctttcctcagattaggggaccaaaactgcacacaatactccaggtgcggtctcaccaaggccttgtacaactgagaAGGAACATTGTCAATGGACGTGTCACAGTCAGTGAGAAACACGGCCATTCCTGTGATTTACTACCGTTGTTCACTGATCTGATGAAGTCTCCAACATCCCTTCACAAGGAACCACAGAACCCTCCTGTCCTTGGGGAATTACTGACCGATCCCCTGGTCACTTGTCACAATTCTTCACAATCTGATTCACTACAGTTTTATCCAAATCCCTTTACAGGATATCcccgggatgtggattcaggaaCTGTGCTACTGCAGttacaaactcttggatggtgaggtgtgggaaatgtgtacaccacgctccgggcagaatcctctctctccaaaagctccatcaggaactgggaaggctgcagattgtagttgatcaaatctccacctgtaaacacaatcttcttctcgagcactcctctgaaggccatctgaccaaccctgagtaacacatcaggggactgtcaatctcacgaccatggtttttcaggatgttgtaaatatagtaggaatatagttgggtgatggtcttgggaattCGCTCtgggtccctgactctttgtgtgaagaagggacccaatgccagagcgaggatccagcagtaggaggggttgctGCCGCtaccgtctgatcttcaaaatacctgatgaaatattccttccgttcctcacctacaaatcccaggatttcagcccagacactGATCTTCGCCTTTTCCAATAGATGTAACGCAGTGGGACgtgtggtcaccagcactgaacaccctgggagcagcttgccctggattaaactgtacacaatgtcagacaccttgcacttgaattcaggatctgggcactggtgcttgggttctgtatctctctgactgtcagcaaaatcgatTCTGTGCTTGAATTCATCCAAtccatcgaatataaacagcaatccctctgggttcttccagacctctctcagggCATTCCCAAAATGTGGATATTGATGCAGAATCAGTTCTTTCAAGTTTATTCTGCAATTAATGGAGTTTAAATCCcagaatttgaaactgaagacaaactggaattgttggtatattttccccgtgacccagtcataaacaatcttttgtaccat from the Mobula birostris isolate sMobBir1 chromosome 13, sMobBir1.hap1, whole genome shotgun sequence genome contains:
- the LOC140207510 gene encoding NACHT, LRR and PYD domains-containing protein 3-like, with the translated sequence MREKVKVFQLVDRYAELTVISTVRDRRLVEHELLARGRDHEEWREEHLRGQLEKIGIAHLFENSYSHSFWDKMKRFFTQSTSGCSAAVAGVPGIGKTTMVQKIVYDWVTGKIYQQFQFVFSFKFWDLNSINCRINLKELILHQYPHFGNALREVWKNPEGLLFIFDGLDEFKHRIDFADSQRDTEPKHQCPDPEFKCKVSDIVYSLIQGKLLPGCSVLVTTRPTALHLLEKAKISVWAEILGFVGEERKEYFIRYFEDQTVAAATPPTAGSSLWHWVPSSHKESGTQSEFPRPSPNYIPTIFTTS